Below is a window of Conger conger chromosome 16, fConCon1.1, whole genome shotgun sequence DNA.
CATGACTACACCAgcagataaatataatataacctGCTTGCTCAACTAGATATGTACGACATGCATTCCCACGTTCCGTTGGTATAGAAGTCATTCTGAGAAGTGTGGGTAGCCCAGAATGCCTAACACAACATATTCAAGCAGTCAGGGTGCCTTCATAAGGAAGTCATTACTATTTATATACGCAAGCATATTTCACAAGCAACTTCCTTCCgtttgtgtgcttgcatgcagcACATTGTATGTTCAGTATTAATGCATAATGTCTATTAAATGAAATAACTtcaatactgtatgtaaaaataattgCCCAACCCAGgccagtgtttttgtttttttcccctccacacCTAACTGGCTGCAACTAACTGCTTCCTATGGCCAGCATGGTGGGCTGCATACACTAGGTTTTGTTGATCACATTATGTGGTAGGCTACTGAGGAAGAATGGAGGCATGACTGAACTGGCTCATCCCCctacacattttcattatttgtaacccctttcccctctccccGACAGCCAGCTTCATCTATCCGAGAGAGTTCATGGACTGGACAGCTACCTTCCTatatgttttcactccagccctaacaaagcacacctcattcaacagctagagatctcaccGAGTTGCTAATTAGACAAATCTGGTGTGCCAAATCAGGGtcgaagtgaaaacctacaggttgacagatctccaggaatagggttgggcagctctggtCTAGATTCAGACCAAGATGCTGGACATTTCAGTCCAAACAAACAGGAAAGGCTCCAGTCAATGACAGCTTCAAGGAGAAAGTGGTCTTACTTCAAAATGTCcgtatattttattacaaaggATTGAAACATTATGGATAACCTTAATAATAGTCACGTCTGTTACTGCTGTACAATACCAACACCGGGGGGGGGTTGACTAGCGTCCCCTTCCCCCACCCCGCCCTCTGCCTCCGCCTCTGCCTCTGCCGCCACCTCGGCCTCTGCCGCCACCTCGGCCTCTGTCGCCACCtcgccctccccctccacctccacttCCACCCCGACCTCCGCCTCCCTTCACTTTCTTCCGCACTCCACTGGACTGCTCCGTGTCATCCCCTTCTCCGTCTCCCCCTCTCGGCCTCTTCTTGTGCAGCTCCCCTTGTTCTTTCATCTCCTGAGAGATTGAGAAAGAGGGATAGAACACGGGGGGTTACTACGGCAACTCACCGGTCAGGTGGTAAAATGACATTGGCAGGAGTGTTCTCTATTCTAAAAGAACACAGCATACTGGTGAAAGGGGGTCAGGCGAAGACGAACAGGCATGTCCAGACAGCAATACTGCGCCTTTTAATAACTGCAATACAGTTCAGCATACAGATGCGTACAAATACGTGGAGATGTGTACATAGTGTTCAAATGTGTAAAATTTGAGGTGAGACCATGTGCATAATGTTCAGGTAGCACTGTCCGTACTTTTTAGCAACATGGTGTACACCATGCTGAGACGATACACACTGTATCACTGTGAGCAAATGTACTTTGTGCTTTGGTGAGACGGTGTACGGTGTAAACTCACAATTCTGGCAAACCTCTGTGCCTCACTGACCCTCTCCACCAACAtcatcacctcctcctcctgcatgGGGAAGGCGGGAAGCTTCTTTGCTATCAGGCTTTCAATTCGCTGGAACAGCTCTACATCAtacctgggggagggggaaaacaaCCTGTCAATCAATGTGGCTGGCTGGTTTGACCTGACGATGATGTCAAACCACGATGgatcaaaacatagtttgatgTTTGATACCAATAAAAGATGTATATGGAGTTCTGGTGTGCAGGCTCTACCTCAGCTCTTAACTGGCACATAGCCACTAAGGAGAAGCTCAATGGCCCAGTGAAGAGATGGAGAAACAATGCTGTCAAAGATGCCTTCTAAACCAAGATGTCCACCTCAGGTTCTCCAGGAGAAATAGACTGATGCTAAGACAGATTCATTAAAGCTCTGTATGCTCCCCTAAATAGCAGCAGAACTGAGGATTTAAGATAATTTACTAAACCGTTATTTAACGGGGGAGGTAAACTCAGAACTCAACTATCTACTGTAGCAACAACTGGGGGAATCAaagttattgtattgttattaAGGTATTGTGTGGCCCATCAGATGTAGGGGATGTAGGCAGTTGTTGAGAGCTAGAATATGGCCTGCTCTTTAGAAAGTGTCACGGGATCTtaaatgaccacagtgagcaAGGTCCTCGGTTTAACTTCCCATCCAAAAGACAGCATCCTCATCACCATGCAAGAGCACTACATTTACACTGGGTCAATGAAAATCCAAGGGTGCCCTCTACTGGCCCACTAACACCTCGTCCAGCAACAAGTGGACCTTCCCAGGCCTCCCATCCATGAACTAATCAAGCCcgcacctgcttagcttcagcattTAGCCACGAGAAGTCTACGGGCTGGTACAGCTGCTGGCAGTGATGgggggagagtgatggagagagagatgaagtcAGAGAAGAAGAGTGGAACTCACTGTGTGACGAAAGTGATGGATTTCCCAGAGCGCCCCGCTCTTGCAGTTCGGCCCACCCTGTGGATGTAGTCCTGAGAGACGACAGGCGTGGAGGGTTACCGGGATACCAGGCAGATACGGCAGAGCACAGCACCAAACAAACACTTACACCGCAACCCTAGTCCGTGATAGCCACCaaacttttgttttttgttgttactctgcacttaaaggtacaacaggtaagaactttgtgtaaaaacattgttacaagaccattgtaaatcccttcctatcattgaaaaaggttcactgacatgttgacaccctctgcctgtgtttatagttcttaaATTCAGGTTccaaaatatgcagttggcggaacgacactctgtaccaacaCATTGTACAGTTGCAAAATAgttcaaactcattggttgaaaattggttctaattgccacagccaatggggtgGGaaggtttcaacatcagcgcattcacaacaagggataaacagtgttgtggtttgagggtatttgttgatgcaattcctctcttgaccattagagttccaaaattacccattgtacctttaatcaattagagcagtttaTTACAGTTACTGGTTACTTGGGTCCCCATAGGGACCTGCAGAAGTGGAGGTGTACCTAGGGGAGGCACGTACCTTGGAGTGGGTTGGGATGTCGTAGTTGATGACGCAGTCAACATGTGGAATGTCCAAGCCTCGGGATGCCACGTCCGTGGCCAGCAGCACAGAGCGAGACTTCGACTTGAACTTATTGAGCGCGCCGAGCCGCTTGTTCTGAAGGGGatgggagtgtgtatgtctcATCTCAATCCAGGaaagcgtgtgcgtgtgcgtgtgtgtgtgtgtgtgtgtgtgtgtgtgtgtatgtgtgtccgcgTGTGTATACCTGACTCATCTGGCCGTGCAGGGGGATGGCTGTGATTCCTAGGTTCCTGAGCAGTAATGCTACCCTCTGTGCGTTATTACAGGTGCTGCAGAAAATCATGAACGAGTTCCCCGCCAGCTCATTCAGGATGGACACCAGGTAGCAGTCctaccagacagacagacagctggtTTAGAATGGAGAATGGAGTCCCGATgggcaggcagacacacagacagcaggctCAGCAGTACCTTGTATTTGGAGGGGATGAAGATGTAGTACTGTTGCAGTTTGTCCACAGTGGAGTACTTGGTTGAGACGGCGCATTTCACCGGGTCCTTCAGAGCTGCCCTCTGTAGTTTCTGAACctgcaacaacaacaccaacaacataCCTGAGACCCTGCACCCACTCACACCCTGCACATATCCTGTGTATATCCTGAACCTGTTCATACCCTACTCTTGCACCGCCTCCACTCTTGCCAACCctaccattacattactttatcggaatttggcagacgctcttatccagagcgacgtacagcgaagtgcataaccataaccagggacaagtgtggtgagagacccaagagggaagtacagttttaaGTGGTACCCCGTTTAGCAGGGGAACAGGCAGTACCTTCTTGGTCATGGTGGCAGAGAAGAGGAATGTTCGCCTGTCTCTGGGGATCACTTTCAGAATCTTATCCacctgggagaggagagaaagggagagacacagacagaaacacagacagagacaaccaGACAGGAGGAGAAGACGGAAGACAGAATTAGATCAATGGTCAATGCTGAGCGAATGCATAATGTAaaacacgcatttgcatgtgtgcaagtgtgtgagtatgtgtgcgcgcgtatgtatgcgtgtgcatgtgagtgtgcgtgcgcgtgtgcacgtgcgtgtgagtgtgcgtgcgcgtgtgcacgtgcgtgtgagtgtgcgtgggcgtgcatgtgcgcgtgtatgtatgcgtgtgcgcgtgcgtgtgcacacacCTCGGTCTCAAAGTCCATGTTGAGGATCCTGTCAGCCTCGTCCATCACCAGGAAACGCAGCGCACGGAGCGTGAAGCCCTTGGTGTTCTCCAGGTGATCGATCAGCCTGCCGGGCGTGGCTGCACACAGGAGAGGTGACTCATCACAAACAGGCACTAAGCCCTGGGTGTGCATCTGCTTGGCCAGCCGCCAGCcgccagccccctcccccctcccccctcccccctccccccacccacctcttacggcaatgttttcaaatatCTCAAAAAACTTGCTCTGGATAAACATGGAAGAACCCCACTGGTAAAAGCTAGTATCAAGAGCACGatatgcaacacaaacacacagatgtacTCACGTGGAGACTAGTTATAttttacacacatatatatattttattatatttttcgtcaaggaaatta
It encodes the following:
- the ddx47 gene encoding probable ATP-dependent RNA helicase DDX47; protein product: MADVEGMSGGAEINTEQTTTADSGGEDAGEIEKAIPKSFKDLGVTEVLCEACDQLGWKSPTKIQVEAIPVALEGRDVIGLAETGSGKTGAFALPILQSLLSSAQRLHTLVLTPTRELAFQIAEQFDALGSSIGVKTAVVVGGIDMMSQSLALAKKPHIVIATPGRLIDHLENTKGFTLRALRFLVMDEADRILNMDFETEVDKILKVIPRDRRTFLFSATMTKKVQKLQRAALKDPVKCAVSTKYSTVDKLQQYYIFIPSKYKDCYLVSILNELAGNSFMIFCSTCNNAQRVALLLRNLGITAIPLHGQMSQNKRLGALNKFKSKSRSVLLATDVASRGLDIPHVDCVINYDIPTHSKDYIHRVGRTARAGRSGKSITFVTQYDVELFQRIESLIAKKLPAFPMQEEEVMMLVERVSEAQRFARIEMKEQGELHKKRPRGGDGEGDDTEQSSGVRKKVKGGGGRGGSGGGGGGRGGDRGRGGGRGRGGGRGRGGGRGRGGGRGR